A single Suricata suricatta isolate VVHF042 chromosome 2, meerkat_22Aug2017_6uvM2_HiC, whole genome shotgun sequence DNA region contains:
- the LOC115278355 gene encoding transcription factor BTF3 homolog 4-like, whose protein sequence is MNQEKLAKLQAQVQIGGKGTAHRKKEVVHRTATADDKKLQSSLKKKLAVNNIAGTEEGWIAKHQNQKTLMRRTRMFQIL, encoded by the exons ATGAATCAAGAAAAGTTAGCCAAACTTCAAGCTCAGGTTCAGATAGGGGGCAAGGGCACAGCTCACAGAAAGAAGGAGGTGGTACACAGAACAGCTACAGCTGATGACAAAAAACTTCAGagttctctaaaaaaaaaactggctgtGAATAATATAGCTGGTACTGAAGAG GGCTGGATAGCAAAGCACCAAAACCAGAAGACACTGATGAGGAGGACGAGGATGTTCCAGATCTTGTAG